In the genome of Metabacillus litoralis, the window TGATACCAATCCCCGAAACGAAAAAAACACTGTTAGCCTTATTTCAAGATATGGATGCTGCAGCTAAAACGGTATCCGCCATCATTGCGAATAAAATCATTCCAGCTACATTAGAATTTCTAGATCAATCAACATGTGAGGTAGTGGAAGAATTTGCAAAAGTCGGTCTTCCAACAGATGTTAAGGCTGTTCTGTTAATTGAACAAGATGGTCCTTCCGAAATTGTAGACAGAGATGTTCAACATATTTTGAAAATTTGTCATGAAGGAAATGCTGTTTCAGTAAAATTAGCGAAAACAAAAGAAGAGGCTGAGGGTTTAAGTACAGCACGGAGAGCAGCATTATCTGCCCTCGCACGTTTAAAACCAACAACCATTCTAGAGGATGCGACTGTTCCTCGCTCGAAAATAAGCGAAATGGTTGCAGCGATTAATGAAATTGCAGAAAAATATTCTTTAAAAATCTGTACTTTTGGTCATGCAGGAGATGGAAATTTGCACCCAACTTGTTTAACAGATGCTCGAGATACTGAAGAAATTCACAAAGTAGAATTAGCTTTTGAAGAGATATTTTCAAAAGCAATAGAATTAGGTGGCACGATTACGGGGGAGCATGGAGTAGGAGAGATGAAATCACCATATTTAGCATGGAAAATTGGAGATAGTGGGGTATCAGTTATGAAAGCAATTAAACAGGCTTTTGACCCAAACGGCATCATGAATCCTGGAAAAATGTTTGCAAAAGATACTCGTAAAAGAGTGGTGGTAAATACATGAAACAATCTGTGAAGGAAGACATTCAGAAAGGTTTTCAAGAACGATTAAATTATGATGAACTCATGAATTGTATGCGATGTGGATTTTGCCTGCCTTCATGCCCAACGTATGGACAGACAAATCAATATGAAGCTTCCTCACCCAGAGGAAGAATTGCCCTTATGAAAGGCGTAGTTGACGGTTTGATAGAGCCTGATGCAACCATTGAAAGACAGTTAAATCAATGCTTAGGCTGTCGCGCTTGTGAACCTGTTTGTCCCTCTGGTGTAAAATATGGTCATTTACTTGAAGAAGCACGCGATGTGATTCAACAAAAAAAGAAACATACATGGCCAGTCCGAGTTTTAAGACATTTTATATTTGATGAACTATTTCCCAAAAAAGAAAGAATTAAAAAAGTTCATCATCTTCTTTCAATTTATCAGCAAAGTGGTATTCAAACCTTTTTTCACAAAACAAAGCTACTGTCATTACTCCCTGGGAACCTAGAACAATTTGAAAAGGCTTTACCTATAGTTCCTTCTAAGAATGAAATGAACAATAGGCCAACTTATCTAAAAGCCAAGAACCAAACGAAGCGAAGAGTAGCTTTTTTTTCCGGTTGTTTAATGGACACTATGTTTATGAAAATAAATGATGCTACGTTAAAACTTTTACAACAAGCGGGATGTGACATCTTTATTCCAGAACAACAGGGCTGTTGTGGAGCTCTACATGCACACAGTGGTGAGAAAAAGACCGCTAAACAACTTGCAAAAATAAACATTGAAGCGTTTGAAACTTTAGATATAGACGATATTGTTCTTAATGCAGGTGGTTGCGGTGCTCTTTTAATCGAATATGATCATCTTTTAAGAGATGAACCTGAATGGCAGAAAAGAGCCGAAAAATTCGCCGAAAAAGTAAAGGATTTTTCTGAAATTTTAATTGAACTTAAATTTAATGAAGATCATTATTTATCACTACCTGATCAAACGGTTACATACCAAGATTCTTGTCATTTAAGAAATGTAATGAAAACATCGAGTGCACCAAGAAAATTACTTAGAGCCATTGATGGTACATTCTATAAAGAAATGAAAGGGGCTGATCAATGCTGTGGTTCTGCAGGTGTATATAATTTAACGGAACAAAAGATGTCGATGCAGATATTAGATGATAAAATGATCAAGGTAAAAGAAACGAAAGCACAGACGATTGTAACTTCAAACCCTGGGTGCTTGTTACAAATGAGGTTAGGTATTATTAGAGAAGGATTACAAGATTCAGTAAGAGCGGTTCACTTGGCAGAGCTACTAGCAGAATCAATTAAAGAGTGAAGACAAAAAGGAACTGCCTGATTATTAGGTTTTCCAGCTTTCTCAATAACACGGTCTTGGTTAATTGCTTCTTGAAGGCGTTCTTGATAAGCTCGTGTTTCTTGCGAAAAAAGACTGTAAACAAACTTGATCATCTCGAGTTTGTCTACAGTCAGTCATGAAATATTAAGAGCTAACAAGTCTCTCAAAAATGATCTCATAATATGCCGCTGAACCATATGCAGCGGTGCCGGGTGCAAAAATTTGAACCAGTCTCCAACCGTCTTTTGCATGTTGTTCAATGATTTCCTGATATTCAGCCTTAGGTTTACCACTCCACTTTCCAATTTCAACTTTTTCAAATTTATATTCAAACATTGATCGTTCCTCCTATTATCTTTTTCTTTTATTTAAAGTAAAAAGGTTTCATTTTTATTATATCGGGTAATATTTACCCAAAACTACTAAATTAGTAAATTTTTATGAAACGATTTTACTAGAACCAACACACCTGCTATTCGACAAAGTTCGATATTAAGATAATTTTAGCGAGTTTCAAAAGATAGAGAAAATATATCTTTTTCTTCAAGATATTAAGGTTATTTATGGAAAACCCTTACATATCAAACTACTTTACCTACTTAACCTATGTCACTCTATCTCACATATCATTTGACAAATCTACCATTACCTATGGTAGTATAATTATGTGTTTACACAAAATTACCAATAAAAGGGGGCTTTACAAATATGATGAAGAAATTTCGTAGTAGTTTTCTGTTCATCATGATCTTATCACTTATGATGGTCATTGCTGCATGTGGCGGCGGGACTGGAGGCGGTGATGAGGGAGCTACAGGTGGAGAAGAAGGTAATGACACAGGTGGCGAAACTCAAAACCTTAGTCTTTTAACTGGTGGTACTGGTGGTACATATTATCCACTTGGTGGACAACTCGGAAACATCATTTCTGAAAACACAGATGCAAACATAACACCACAAACATCAGGAGCATCTGCGGAGAATATGGAGACATTAAGAAATGGCGAAGCAGAGCTTGCTTTCACGCAAACAGACATTGCTTCATATGCTCTTGAAGGAAAAGAAATGTTTAAAGATGCACCGATTGATAACGTTCAAGCAATTGGTTCACTTTACCCAGAAACAGTTCAGCTTGTGACAACTGCTGATAGCGGAATCACATCTGTTGAAGATTTAAAAGGGAAAACTGTTTCTGTAGGTGCACCAGGTTCTGGAGCTTACATCAATGCCATCCAAGTTCTTGAAATTCACGGCTTAACGGTTGATGACATTAAAGCACAAAACCTATCATTTGATGAATCAACAGACGGAATTCAAGCAGGAAACATTGATGCTGCATTTATTACAGCTGGGACTCCAACTGGTGCTGTTGAAGCATTATCAGCACAAGATGATGTTGTAATCGTTCCAATCGCAGAAGAGAAGGTTCAAGAGCTAGTAGAAAAATATCCTTACTATGCGGCAGACACTGTTCCTAGTGGAACGTATAACATCGAAGCTGATGTTAGTACAGTTGCTGTTAAGGCAATGCTAGTTGCATCAAAAGACCTTGATGAAAACTTAGTGTATGAGATGACAAAAGCTTTATTTGATAACACTGACAAAATCACTCATGCAAAAGGTGAGTTCATTACACCTGAATCAGCACTAGAAGGAATTGGAGATATGGAACTTCATCCTGGAGCTGCTAAGTACTTTGAAGAAAAAGGCGTTTCGAAATAACATGTCTAAGAATCGGTAGATCGTATGATGCGGTCTATCGATTTCATTTGCAATGCTTTAAAGGGTGGTTCTATGAGGCTTAAGATAACTCTAGTAATTGTACCTCTACTCTTGCTTATCACTTTGCTCGTTTTCATTCCTTTTAAACAAACTCTTGTTTTTACTTATGAAAACGAAGAAAAACTACTTGCATATCTACCTTTTGAGAAAGATCATTCCTTTCAAATAAAATATACACATTCCATTCATCTTTCAGATGTTATTGAAACCTACACACTTACTAAAAAGCAAATTATCTTAACTGAACTTTCTTACAAAGATTTTGCAATAGGCATGCCTTCTAATGCAGAAGGAGATGAGGTATTTGAAGAAAAAAATGGTACATACTACATAAAGAATATGAACCGTGCTTTCCCATTTATTGATCTTCGTCTCGGGCAGGTAAGAGCGGATCATCGAATTATTTATAAGGACCACACATATACATTATCAAATTTTATTAAACCTGGAACATGGGTGCGAATGTCATCTAAAAAAATGTCATTATGGGAACTATTGAAAGGAGTGAACATAAGTGGTTGATGAAAATAAAACGTTAAATGAAGAAGAACAACAGGCATTATTGGAAAAATATGATCCTGAAGCCGGTACACGTAAATTAACTGGTATCATTGGCTGGATTGCCTTTATTGGACTGCTATCATTCTCACTATTTCAATTATATACAGCCATTTTCGGTGTTTTTACAGCACAAATTCAGCGTACCATTCACTTAGGGTTTGCCTTATCCTTAATTTTTTTACTTTTTCCTGCTAATAGGAAAAAACGTCAAAAAGGTAAGCTTCAAATTGCATGGTATGATGGCATATTAGCTCTCCTTAGTGTTGGTATAGGAGCTTATTGGCCAATTAATTTTAATGATTTGGTTATGAGCGTTGGGCGTCTATCACAAATGGATTTTATCGTCGGTATCATCGCGATATTATTAGTGTTGGAAGCAACACGAAGAGCAGTTGGTCTTCCGATTACTATTATTGCCCTTATCTTCTTGGTGTATGGACTTTATGGGCAGTATATGCCAGGTTTCCTTGCACACAGAGGATTAACACTTGAGCGATTAGTACAAACAATGTTCTTTACTACTGAGGGGATATTAGGAACACCACTTGCCGTATCCTCAACATTTATTTTCCTATTTCTCTTGTTCGGAGCATTTTTAGTGAGAACTGGGGTAGGACAATATTTTAATGATTTGGCTGTTTCCATTGCGGGGCGCAGAACTGGTGGACCAGCTAAAGTTGCGATTTTCTCAAGTGCCCTACAAGGAACGATAAGTGGGAGCTCCGTTGCGAACGTTGTTACCTCTGGTTCGTTTACGATCCCAATGATGAAAAAGCTTGGATATAAAAAAGAGTTTGCTGGAGCTGTAGAAGCTGCTGCATCAACAGGTGGTCAGCTTATGCCTCCTATAATGGGTGCCGCTGCCTTTCTAATGGTTGAATTTATCGGCGGTATCACGTACTGGGAAATAGCGAAAGCTGCTGCAATCCCTGCCGTTCTATATTTTGCAGGAATTTGGATTATGACTCATTTTGAAGCGAAACGAATTGGTCTTCGCGGGTTAACAAAAGAAGAAATGCCGGATCGAAAAGAAGTGTTAAAAAATATTTACTTGCTACTTCCAATTATTGCGGTCATCGTATTATTAATGTCAGGAATTATTGTTACACATGCTGCATTATATGCGATTTTAGTAGCGATAATCGTAGGGTTATTTAATAAAGCAACGAGAATGGGACCAAAGCAATTTGTGCTAGCACTTGTAGACGGTGCTCGTTCTGCATTAGGTGTTGCAGCTGCAACTGCTGCAGCGGGTATTATTGTTGGGATTGTAACAAAAACAGGTTTAGGACTTAAGCTTGCAAATGGTTTGATTGATTTAGCTGGAGGATACTTAATTCCAACATTAATGCTAACCATGTTAGCTGCAATTGTTCTTGGAATGGGTTCACCAACGACAGCTAACTATGTTATTACATCGACAATTGCTGCACCTGCGATTATTTTATTAGGTGTACCTGATTTATCAGCTCATCTGTTTGTTTTCTATTTTGGAATTATTGCGGATATTACACCACCAGTTGCCTTAGCTGCATTTGCCGCAGCAGGTGTTGCAGGAGGAGAGCCTTTGAAAACAGGGGTCAACTCGGCCAAACTGGCCATTGCTGCCTTTATCATCCCATATATATTTGTTCTTTCACCAGAGTTGCTCATGATTGACACAACGTGGCTTGAATTAGTGTGGGTGCTGATTACAGCCGTATCTGGAATGCTTGCTATCGGTGCTGGTATTATCGGTTATTGGATGCGTAAACTTCATTGGATTGAGCGAATTGTCGCACTTGTTACAGGGCTTCTGCTCATCTATCCTGAAGGTATTTCTGATATTACAGGAATCATTTCATTTACAGCTTTACTGGCTCTACAATTTATTTGGAAACGTGATAAAGGAAATACGTTAAAAATGTCTAATTAAATAAGTTTTAAGAGACCTGATACTTCTCGTATCAGGTTTTTTGCTGAGCCCAAAAATTGACTGATTATTCAGGTAGATACTAAACTAAACATAGTACTGCAACTTTAGATGGGGAGTGATGAGGTGTCACGAAAAGATCAGAGCTGTGAACTGGATCTTGAATCTTTAGATAAATCTACAATAACTGACGAAATCAATGAAAATGGCGCTTTTAAACGTCAATTGAATAAGTTTACTACTCCGTTTGGTAGCGAGCCAGAAGAGCTTCCAGTTGAATCAGGACGCTATCGTTTACTATGGACAGCAGCATGTCCATGGGCGCACCGCACTGTTATCGTTCGTAAACTTTTAGGCTTAGAGGATGTTATCAGCTTAGGAACTGCAAGTCCTTTTCGTCCAAAACTCAATCGTGTTGACTGGGAATTTTCATTGGATGAAAAGAGTAAGGATCCAATCCTTGATATTAGGTATATGAGTGAAATTTATCATCGAACCGATCCTGAATATACAGGAAGGCCTACAGTACCTGTTATGGTGGATTTACAAACAAAAAAAGTAGTAAATAATGATTATTTTAAGTTAACCAATTATTTTGAAACGGTATGGTCACCGTTTCATAAGGAAAATGCACCAGATTTATATCCTGAAAGCTTGCGTGAAGAAATTGATGAACTAAATGATCTTATATTTCAAGATATTAATAATGGAGTTTATAAATGTGGATTTGCGCTTTCTCAGGATGCTTATGAGCAAGCGTATGACCAGCTTTTTGCCCGGTTAGATGAGCTAGATGAGCGACTTTCTAACCAGCGTTTCTTGCATGGTGATTTTATTACAGATTCAGATGTTCGCTTTTACACAACTTTAGTTCGATTTGATGCTGCTTATTACACCGCATTTAACACAAATCGAAGTTTAATTAGAGAATTCCCGAATCTCTCTGGTTATGTTCGTGATTTATTTCAAACACCAGGTTTTGGAGATACAACTGATTTTAATGCTATTAAAAACCATTACCACCTTTCCATCACAATTTTTACAGAAAAAGAAGATGTGAAAATTTTACCAAAGGGACCAGACCTATCCTTTTGGAAATCAGAGCATAACCGGGAGTTAGTAAGTAATAGGGAAGAGAAGTTTATCATAAAAAATTAAAAATGGAGATCAAAAAATGATTATTCGAGATGCGTTTAAGGGAGAGCTACCGTTCATTAGGACACAAAGAGTTTTAGCATATAGCGAGCATGCAACATCAGTTTCATCAGAGCATTGGCAGGCACTAAAACAAGCCATCTCCTCTGAAGCAGATGTTCAAGATGGAGTAGAGTTAATTGTGGCTGAAATAGATGGGGAAATTTTAGGAAGTGTTGCGTTATTTCCACCACAATCTGATGCATATGAAGGAATCGTTGATAAGCTTGATTATTCCGAAATACGTTTACTTGCTGTTTCTACGGAAGCTAGAGGAAAAGGAGTTGCTTCAGCATTAATTAAGGAATGTATGAAACGAACAAAAGAAAAGGGCATTGATTCTATTGGACTTCATACAGCTGATTTTATGAAAAGTGCAATGAAATTATATGAAGGTTTTGGATTTGAACGAATTCCGCAGTATGATTTTGAACCTGCAAATGATGGTGTCATTGTAAAAGCTTTTAGACGTTCAGTATAAAAAAGGGACCTCATCTCTGAGGTCCCTTACCTTTAAAATTGCTGATGATTCTGAAGTTGGTTTTCTGCCATTGCAACTAAACGCTTTGTCATTTCCCCACCAACAGAACCGTTTGCACGAGCTGTCGTATCGGCTCCAAGTTGTACCCCAAATTCATTCGCAATTTCCTCTTTCATGGAATTAAGAGCATTTTCTGCACCAGGCACAACTAATTTGTTGTTTCTTGCCATTGTACAACACCCCTTTTGAATGATTAGGAACTCCCGAGCACTACAATCAGTTGCTCATGAATTATTGTACCCGCTAACTCAAAAAATATTGAGGATCTCTTTATTTAGATTGCTGGCGATTCTTTACTTTTTGCTTCATTTCTTGTGTACGGTCATCCTTTTCAGAGCCGTAATGGAAATTTGTTAATTTACCTGTATCTGGTGGTTGCATTGATTGGTTTTTATTCATCTTTACCCCTCCTTTGATTCACTAATAGTTTGTGCAAATGCATGATGTTTTGAGGTGGGAATTTGGCCCAATCCTTATTACCACAGATTTAGTTTCTTAAAGGTTCCTTACTTAGTAATTCATCTGATGAAGAATGAGAAGGTACCTTAATAAATTTAGCCATAATGATTGCCAATACGCATATAAAACCTGCCAAAATAAATGCTTGAGTAAAAGAAATGGCTTTAATGATAAAAGGTCCAGCGAAGGCAGATAGCCCGTATGCTTGATACATAAAACCATAATTTGTGCCAATGTTTTTTGTCCCATAGTAATCTGCCGTTACAGAAGGAAAGAGAGCGAGAAAACCACCAAAGCCAAAGCCAATGAAAGAAACTGCGATTAAATAAATTGGATAGTTCATGAAACCTGTGCTCATATAAAACATAATGAGTGCAGTTAATGCGTAAATGATCACAAGTGTATTTTTTCGTCCAATTCGATCTGAGATTTTTCCTAAAAGAATTCGCCCAGCAGCATTGAATAATGCAATCACCATTACGGCATTTGCAGCTTGCTCAACATTAAGTTTTACTAAATCAACCCCAATATCTACTGCGAAGCTAATAACAAGAAGCCCTGAAACACTTCCAAATAAAAACATTGTCCATAATAGATAAAACTGATACGTTTTTAACATTTGAGCTGGTGAAAAATCATTTGTTTTTTTAGAAGAAGTTGTGGATGTGAGATCATCATTAGGTGGATTTTTTAATAACTGTGCACCTGTCACAACTAATACAAAATAGAGTATTCCTAAATAAAAGAAAGAAGACGATACACCAAAAGTATCAATTAAATATCCGATAACAGGCTTATAAATTAAACCACCTAAACCGAATCCGGCAACTGCAACTCCACTAATAAAGCCTCTTTTATCAGGAAACCATTTTACACATGCTGATAATGGACAAACATAAGTCATCCCGATTCCAATTCCACCTACAACACCGTAGAAAAAGTATAACTGAAATAATGTAGTCGCTTGGCTGGATAGAATTAAGCCAACTCCGAGTAAAATCCCACCTATTGTTGCTACCCATCTTGGTCCGATGCGGTCTTGAAGCCTTCCTGCGAAAATTGTTGTTAAGGCAAATACTGCAATTGTGATGGAGAAGGTAACAACAATATCTTCCTTTGCCCAACCAAACTTATCCATTAAAGGTTGATTAAATAAGCTCCATGCATATACTGCACCTAAATTAATTTGAATAAGAATTGCTCCTAATACAACTAACCATCTGTTCAATTTATTTCCTCCTATGTTATTAACAAATAAAAAAGAGACCAACGGTGACAATAGATTATCAACGCTGGTCTCTTGTGCACTCACTTATAGTGTTTACAAAAGCAACCAAATATTATGATTTTGTAGCTGTATCGAAAACAGCCTATTACTTAAATAACTTTATAAAATGATATGATTTCCATCCATCCTTATCCATGATATTGATGTTGGCTATCAAGATGTCTTCAAATTCAACTCTTCTTATTATGTCATAGTTTTTCTTAGTGTCAACGCTATTTTCTGTGTATACGCGTAATAGAGCTAACGATCTTTCGGGCTCTTTACATAACCTATTCCATCTAGGGAAAAGTAAAATGAAAAGAAATGGGGGATAATCAAATGGGAATAAAAGACATATTACAACTAGAAAAGCCGCTACTTATCCTTCTTTTTGGTGTTTTACTTTCACATTTAGGAACATATTTGGTTACACCGATGCTTCCCATTATTTTAAAAACAGATGCAGGTTTATCCATTGGCCAAATTGGAATTGTGTTAGCTAGTATTGCCATTGCTTTTCAGGTCGGGAGTGTGGCCGGAGGAGTTTTAGCTGATCGTATTGGTCGCGGATTTACGATAGGACTTGGAGCTTTGATTGCTGCTTGTGGACTTATTGGGTTTGGTTTATTCACGCAGTTTTCTCTTTTGATAGTGACTGCTATTACGATGGGATTTGGTACTGGATTAAATGCTCCTTCAACAAAAGCAGCCATCGCAGCTTTTGCTTCTTCTGAGAACCTGACAACAGCTTTTTCGATAAGAGGCATAGCTGCAAATATTGGGACAGGCTCGGCTGGATTAATTGTTTTTTTCCTTTTAACAGGAGCATCTAAAATGATCTTTTGGATTGCTGGTGGAATTTATATCCTTTTAGCACTACAAAGCTGGATTTTTCTCCCAAAGGGTTGCGGTGATGTGCCATGTGA includes:
- a CDS encoding glutathione S-transferase family protein; translation: MSRKDQSCELDLESLDKSTITDEINENGAFKRQLNKFTTPFGSEPEELPVESGRYRLLWTAACPWAHRTVIVRKLLGLEDVISLGTASPFRPKLNRVDWEFSLDEKSKDPILDIRYMSEIYHRTDPEYTGRPTVPVMVDLQTKKVVNNDYFKLTNYFETVWSPFHKENAPDLYPESLREEIDELNDLIFQDINNGVYKCGFALSQDAYEQAYDQLFARLDELDERLSNQRFLHGDFITDSDVRFYTTLVRFDAAYYTAFNTNRSLIREFPNLSGYVRDLFQTPGFGDTTDFNAIKNHYHLSITIFTEKEDVKILPKGPDLSFWKSEHNRELVSNREEKFIIKN
- a CDS encoding (Fe-S)-binding protein; protein product: MKQSVKEDIQKGFQERLNYDELMNCMRCGFCLPSCPTYGQTNQYEASSPRGRIALMKGVVDGLIEPDATIERQLNQCLGCRACEPVCPSGVKYGHLLEEARDVIQQKKKHTWPVRVLRHFIFDELFPKKERIKKVHHLLSIYQQSGIQTFFHKTKLLSLLPGNLEQFEKALPIVPSKNEMNNRPTYLKAKNQTKRRVAFFSGCLMDTMFMKINDATLKLLQQAGCDIFIPEQQGCCGALHAHSGEKKTAKQLAKINIEAFETLDIDDIVLNAGGCGALLIEYDHLLRDEPEWQKRAEKFAEKVKDFSEILIELKFNEDHYLSLPDQTVTYQDSCHLRNVMKTSSAPRKLLRAIDGTFYKEMKGADQCCGSAGVYNLTEQKMSMQILDDKMIKVKETKAQTIVTSNPGCLLQMRLGIIREGLQDSVRAVHLAELLAESIKE
- a CDS encoding GNAT family N-acetyltransferase; this translates as MIIRDAFKGELPFIRTQRVLAYSEHATSVSSEHWQALKQAISSEADVQDGVELIVAEIDGEILGSVALFPPQSDAYEGIVDKLDYSEIRLLAVSTEARGKGVASALIKECMKRTKEKGIDSIGLHTADFMKSAMKLYEGFGFERIPQYDFEPANDGVIVKAFRRSV
- a CDS encoding L-lactate MFS transporter produces the protein MNRWLVVLGAILIQINLGAVYAWSLFNQPLMDKFGWAKEDIVVTFSITIAVFALTTIFAGRLQDRIGPRWVATIGGILLGVGLILSSQATTLFQLYFFYGVVGGIGIGMTYVCPLSACVKWFPDKRGFISGVAVAGFGLGGLIYKPVIGYLIDTFGVSSSFFYLGILYFVLVVTGAQLLKNPPNDDLTSTTSSKKTNDFSPAQMLKTYQFYLLWTMFLFGSVSGLLVISFAVDIGVDLVKLNVEQAANAVMVIALFNAAGRILLGKISDRIGRKNTLVIIYALTALIMFYMSTGFMNYPIYLIAVSFIGFGFGGFLALFPSVTADYYGTKNIGTNYGFMYQAYGLSAFAGPFIIKAISFTQAFILAGFICVLAIIMAKFIKVPSHSSSDELLSKEPLRN
- a CDS encoding alpha/beta-type small acid-soluble spore protein; the protein is MARNNKLVVPGAENALNSMKEEIANEFGVQLGADTTARANGSVGGEMTKRLVAMAENQLQNHQQF
- a CDS encoding DUF4177 domain-containing protein, encoding MFEYKFEKVEIGKWSGKPKAEYQEIIEQHAKDGWRLVQIFAPGTAAYGSAAYYEIIFERLVSS
- the glcD gene encoding glycolate oxidase subunit GlcD encodes the protein MLDTSIKKQFIKIVGDKYFQDTAEARLVYSYDATPNFQSLPDAVIMPENTLQIQQIMKLCNDAKIPIVPRGSGTNLSAGTCPTHGGIVLTFNRMNQILEIDEDNLTVTVQPGVITLDMIHAVEEKGLFYPPDPSSMKISTVGGNINECSGGLRGLKYGVTKDYVLGLKVVLPNGEVVHTGGKLAKDVAGYDLTNLFVGSEGTLGIVTEATLKLIPIPETKKTLLALFQDMDAAAKTVSAIIANKIIPATLEFLDQSTCEVVEEFAKVGLPTDVKAVLLIEQDGPSEIVDRDVQHILKICHEGNAVSVKLAKTKEEAEGLSTARRAALSALARLKPTTILEDATVPRSKISEMVAAINEIAEKYSLKICTFGHAGDGNLHPTCLTDARDTEEIHKVELAFEEIFSKAIELGGTITGEHGVGEMKSPYLAWKIGDSGVSVMKAIKQAFDPNGIMNPGKMFAKDTRKRVVVNT
- a CDS encoding TRAP transporter permease, with the translated sequence MVDENKTLNEEEQQALLEKYDPEAGTRKLTGIIGWIAFIGLLSFSLFQLYTAIFGVFTAQIQRTIHLGFALSLIFLLFPANRKKRQKGKLQIAWYDGILALLSVGIGAYWPINFNDLVMSVGRLSQMDFIVGIIAILLVLEATRRAVGLPITIIALIFLVYGLYGQYMPGFLAHRGLTLERLVQTMFFTTEGILGTPLAVSSTFIFLFLLFGAFLVRTGVGQYFNDLAVSIAGRRTGGPAKVAIFSSALQGTISGSSVANVVTSGSFTIPMMKKLGYKKEFAGAVEAAASTGGQLMPPIMGAAAFLMVEFIGGITYWEIAKAAAIPAVLYFAGIWIMTHFEAKRIGLRGLTKEEMPDRKEVLKNIYLLLPIIAVIVLLMSGIIVTHAALYAILVAIIVGLFNKATRMGPKQFVLALVDGARSALGVAAATAAAGIIVGIVTKTGLGLKLANGLIDLAGGYLIPTLMLTMLAAIVLGMGSPTTANYVITSTIAAPAIILLGVPDLSAHLFVFYFGIIADITPPVALAAFAAAGVAGGEPLKTGVNSAKLAIAAFIIPYIFVLSPELLMIDTTWLELVWVLITAVSGMLAIGAGIIGYWMRKLHWIERIVALVTGLLLIYPEGISDITGIISFTALLALQFIWKRDKGNTLKMSN
- a CDS encoding TAXI family TRAP transporter solute-binding subunit gives rise to the protein MKKFRSSFLFIMILSLMMVIAACGGGTGGGDEGATGGEEGNDTGGETQNLSLLTGGTGGTYYPLGGQLGNIISENTDANITPQTSGASAENMETLRNGEAELAFTQTDIASYALEGKEMFKDAPIDNVQAIGSLYPETVQLVTTADSGITSVEDLKGKTVSVGAPGSGAYINAIQVLEIHGLTVDDIKAQNLSFDESTDGIQAGNIDAAFITAGTPTGAVEALSAQDDVVIVPIAEEKVQELVEKYPYYAADTVPSGTYNIEADVSTVAVKAMLVASKDLDENLVYEMTKALFDNTDKITHAKGEFITPESALEGIGDMELHPGAAKYFEEKGVSK
- a CDS encoding DUF1850 domain-containing protein; protein product: MRLKITLVIVPLLLLITLLVFIPFKQTLVFTYENEEKLLAYLPFEKDHSFQIKYTHSIHLSDVIETYTLTKKQIILTELSYKDFAIGMPSNAEGDEVFEEKNGTYYIKNMNRAFPFIDLRLGQVRADHRIIYKDHTYTLSNFIKPGTWVRMSSKKMSLWELLKGVNISG